A region of the Mytilus trossulus isolate FHL-02 chromosome 11, PNRI_Mtr1.1.1.hap1, whole genome shotgun sequence genome:
CGAAATACATTTGTTGGAATCGCTAACTTCTCGGTTTTATTGTATAATAGAGATGCAGGGAGCCTGATCATGATCTTTTCGACTTTGTTCAATTTTTCAGttgtaaattgtaatttttcCTGTTCGAAGTTTTCCATTAAGAATAGATAATCATCAGGATCGTTCACCCTTAAATCTGTGAAACCGGCTCCAAATATTCCTAAACAATATTCCTCAAAACATTCATTGACTTTCTTGCTTCCCCACTCTAACCCCATTGCTTTCTGTATCTTGCCATGACCTTTTTTGTGTACAGTTATATCAATTGTTCcccctgtacaaaatatttatcataatatGTTATAATTGCGATATTATTGACCTTAAAGGTACACCActgaaagaaaaaagtaaaatcacaaaaataccgaactcagagGGAAAcccaatcggaaagtccataatcacatggcaaaatcaaatgacaaactacatcaaaaacgaatggacaagaactgtcatagtcctgacttggtaccggcattttaaaatgtttttaaacctggtttaaaagcgctaaacctctcactttgatgacagtctcattatattcagttatatttacaatgatgcgtgaactaaacagacattataaataaaatagtcaaaatatgcgtacagcagtcatcatcgtgtaacaattttaaaatgagcaattaaacagaacacaaaaacatctatctacaaacaaattcattgattcgcgtgtctgatgtatatacaaacaattttacaatttaatataggcaatgttagcatacagggttaaaaaatcaaaagtatgtaagaattaatttaaaaaatagaccgagatttaaaatagtcaaaaagtTATATAGACTGAAAGATAGAAGTGTGATTAGTTATAACTACTCTTCATTACTGTCAGAATATTCagagtagaactgtcagaatcagttctaTGATAGAACTTACATATACAGCAATGTAattacacaaataacaaaaaaagacattGATAGGTGttcatataatttttaactATATGCAGTTCTGTTTATATCATGTCAAGTTCTAAAACGTGTCTAGTCTAATTATGCTAATAAAGTTgggaataaataaaacatatgctTTCAAAGAGGTCGTCAATCAACAccgaaattatttgttttaaatcgtAACCTACGCATGTGACAGAAAACaatcatttacatgtataaaggtTCCTACGAACTCTCTAACAAGCACCGAGTTAAgctagttttattttatatctgaaCTGTCCTATGTCTAATATTCTTAAATTGGTTAATAAGTTACATAAAAGAGTATACACGAAACCAAcgcatgtacaatgtattggCAAAACATCTAACGTTCAAGTAATAATGGTATATCCTAATGacactttaaaattaaaatgttggtCATTTTACTACTGTGTTGGTGGCGATACATAATACGACTTTATGTAATGTTTGTTCTGAATTTTATTGCTCTTAAGGAGGTAGGCCTAgattaagggaaataactctttaaatcatcagtacgtttatgtcaaccattttcatcaaaatattctaagcttctaggttacatagattatttccaatctgtttcaggtaaatgctttaaatacatttatgaaacttgacttttacaaacgcatcactgaattaaagagttatctccctaaaccaaggtctacctccttaatatcatattttttcaagtTACCTCCAAGGTCGGCTAccaaaaaagtataatttgaaGGAAGTTCTGACAAACATGCTGCACCATCAGAGCTTTGCTGTATATTAAGTTCCTTCTGGCCACAATAAAAAGCAGCAGCTTCTGCTTCAGGTAGAAGTTTCAGTTGATGTTTTGGAATACCAGCCTGCAATGGGCATATATTTTATCGATCTTTTCACACCATCTAATTTGTATAGTcagttaaattatatttgttacaCTATATATGATAATTCATTATACCGCCTATGTAATATTTCACTACCCTTATGATTATTATTACGTGTTTTTAAATAacgctttataaatatttctttaccaTTTTTCTAATTTCACCTTGAAACATAACATCGTTATTATACACGATgttcttgaagtatagattagGGGTAATTACGttctttatcattttaataacgtttattcttttatttgtctttatgaaaATTACTTTCACGGATTAGTCTGATTTTGATGATATCTATATTTTGCATGTCTCTGTATACTGATACATCAAgtaattgtgttattgttctatgataaattttgtactctagtctttcatttttgataatgtgctatgtctatATGGATTTTTGTGCTTCTTTAGTACATTTTAAATGGCCCTGTACTattacatcccgtcattgtgttattgtgctattgtaAATTCTGTATATCATTTGCTCTTATGtgttttgtctatatgcctttgtGTGcgtctttgttacatatttatttgctTTAATAGTGATTCacattttaacacaatgtttactTCTGTACCCTCTTTTGTGACATGTTACCCAtactgtctgtttgttttgttcacacatcattgtcaatataattgaatttgatgagactgtcttCCCATGTAGAGGTAAAACCAGGTTTATTTCACCATGTTCGAAATAcgtaaatgcctgtaccaagtcaaaaatataacagttcATTTGTTAGACTTTTTAATAACGCTTGATTAGGGACTGTCCGCTTTgcattttcctcggagttcagtatttttgtggttttactcTTTATCATAAATTAAATAGGCATATGCATATTTCCCTATAATTGTATTGTTTCTTCATTTACAAGAACTAGTATAGCAAGCTCAACTTTAATTATATTACCAGATATGCCGTTTTTCTCATGAAATTGCGAGCTGTTAAGCTCCAAGTAACTGGAACTGTCAGAACCCATTgtatgagactgtcatcaaaattAGTAAGCCTCTGGTTAAGGCTGGATAGGAGGTCTCCTTtgagatattttataatttccatTACAACATCAACTGCCCGCATTCTATTTTTCCGTCGTATATCATACAACATGAATGTATCATCTAATACTAcctatattttatgatttaaaaaaatatatattaaatttaacaatGACCAAGAAtggtattttattatatatatgataattgtAAGAGTAATTTAGCAAAATTCAAATGATGTACCATTACAtctatgtaaatatatagacaATGCAATTACCTATAGGAACTCCCTTTACGACTAAAACTATGCCACTTTTACTATAAAGTatcgtaaaaaaatatatactaaaaCGGAAAATTGATATGCACTACTATTTTATTCACAACATAGGGCTGTGCGGGACATTTCTAACATGTATATGACCCCGattttttatgtgttaaaaCCTATACTTAAATTCTGTACTAACTCATCTTTCACTTTGGTCTTTCCGCAGAGGTCAAAATTCGCCGcaaccttccggagcacctgagatcaccccaagttttttgtggggtttgtgttgtttagtcttaagttttctatttttttgtcttcGGGACTATTATTTGTtcgtttgtcttttcattttttagccatggcattgtcagtttattttcaatctatgagtttgactgtccctctggtatctttcgtccctcttttaaagtaATTTGTCTATAACTATGGGCGGTTTTCTTAATCTTTAAAATACATAATGACTTACCTGTTTTGATATTTCCAACTTAAAATTTtggaagaaataccatttgtcTAACGATCCACTTTTTACATATTCATGAAAATATTCTTCTGCTTCATATCCAAAAGTGTGGAAATGTTTCCATTCATCAAACAGAACTGATGTTGGAGCCTTGTGTCTCGTCCATCTATCAACACGCCATGCCCTTGTCTCCATATGCTTTGTCTTTCCTTGGAACTCATCCTTACTCATGTATGCATAACCACTGAAGGTTGTTCCGAAATCAATCGTGCCAACAAATAATGGTAAATCGTCAACCTATAAgaggaaaaaaagaaagaaccaaaactaccccaaaaaataaactaaggAATCATTTTCGTTGatctagtacacattttttgttaaagagtCAGCTGAAGCCCGCCTACGAGTTCCGGTGTCCTAAGGCATTCTTCCCCCATGCTAATGTTTTCGAGGGGGGATTGGATTGATCCAATGTCCCCCCTATAACAGAAAAAAGCTATTTTTTACcctttgtaattttaaaacgtCTGCGACGTCAGACTGGTTGTTCCTTAATAACGAAATAACTACGAACGATTTTTGTTTGTATGAGAACATGTTACAGTTCATATAAAAACAGGCATTAACGGCGAAACATGTCTATTTAGGATGGTTGCGAAACGACAGTTTTTCAACCGGGGATAGATCAGACTATTTAATTTTGAAGGTTTGCTTGCATCATTGAATTAAAAAGTTTTCTCTTCATTCTAGCCTGTTGTCAGAAAAAGCTAACCCTGCAACGTGAATTGTTATGACGAAACATATTGAACTCTTTGGGTGATAATGAACCACAACGAAAACTGTTTGTCATTCCAAAGCATGAATGTATTAGAATGTAGTAAACACCTACATGTAGTAAGTTGTCAGgtaaaataaatgcatgtaaATGTCGGTATGTTAAATATTTGGACGATCAGACAAAACAACACAATACAAAGCAATAACAGAAGGGTAAAAATATAGACGGACTGATGGAAATGTAGGCACAATATGGTAGTAATATAGACCGGCTGGTAGGGTAGACATGTAGAATGATTGATAGACGCATACTCAGACTGGTGCAGATTGATAGATTCATACTCAGACTGGTTGATTTGTTTTTAGACTGACTGGTAAACATGaagataaaatatcaaacacaGAAGAACTTGTTGACATGTAGACAGAATAGTAGTCACAAAGACGGAAATTCAACACAACAACTAAAACACAAAGACATTAAAATGTCACAATATGATTCCAGATAGACAGTGCTATGTTATAGAAACAATTCTTACCCCAGGTTTCTCTTCCATTATTACATCAACGTCTTCTGGTGTATGTCTTTGTGTCTGGtgttatatataacaaaagaaaaaatgatgtttcgttatttgccacaaaataaataaaaaaggtgcatattagatttacaaattatgttatcaaacatgaaaaatcatttcaatcaTTCCGTGCGTCCGAAGTGCTACTCTTAATTAACTATCACCAGGAATGCTCAAACCGTAGCATTTCGAAGCCGAGGCTGTACAAGTCCAAAAACATGTAGAGCGCTTTATGACCAAAAGGGACCTCAAATAGTCAATGACATACCAGGGGCCTTTAGAATTCCAGAAAGACAATGTGTATTAAAATCAAGTCAGATCTGAAGTGACTTACGACTGGGTTGATGATACCGTAAGGGACTTACAGTCGACTAGCAATTGTATTAACCAAGTGCTGGCAAATAAAACTTACACCATAGTAATTTCGTGCTTCTTATGTGTTTCTTTATCTTCTTGTTTATTTGCCTTATTATGACCGCGTAAacccaaacatttgaaaaccaAGGAATTGTTACACGCAAGATGCATGGTGCACAATATCCTACGGATGACATATCCGACAGATTGTGTAACTTATTTTCTTAAAGATTTCTTATCTATCATCATAGAATTCAACACCAAAGTGTTAAAAAGCATGTGTATTCTGATTTTATCTTGGTTTATCTTTGGTTGTTTCATAAACCAAAAACGAGAACCAGGGGTAAACATATTACCCTCGGTTACAATCAAATGTGTAAACCACACTtgatcatacatatccaagccAAGCTGGGATTTGAAAATATACGTCCAAAATATACTTTTGAAATGCTTTTTAGCAAAACAATATCTTACCCTATTAATATTATCAAGTTGTACTTCATTGCCTTCCTGTGTTTGGCTTTGTGTCTggtataatatataacaatacaGTAAAGATTTTGAATCACAAAAACATTGTGTTCTcatttacataagaaaataaattataagttaGATATTCAAATCACATTATATCGGATAAAACATgtcgaaaataaattgtacttttttttatcatgaattATTGacctttcttttacatttttgacaCAATATTCATTATTTGATTATTCTTTAACATTAATAACATTGTTAAAATGGTCTTACACTGGAAAAGCAGCAACCATTGCCCATTGCTATTTCCTACAAAATAATTACTCAGTAGTGTATATGTAACTTAAATTTGGTAAAGACATTTCTAATCTTTAAGTATTGTTTGAACAATCTAATATATGTAACTTATGATCACAGGGTTATCAACAAGgagttaaaaaatgaaaagaaggaaagttaaattgtttgtaaaactttaaaataattgattttcctctttCTGAACATATACTTGATTGAATAATATATCGTGAAAGCATAAGTTAACACTATAATAGTAACTTATAAATTAGAATCGTGTCGGGGCATGTGCTTAAAATGTATTGATGATTTTATTGAAGCATTCGATAAATACGTCTGCTTTGTTAAAAgaccatatactagtatatacttATAATACGTCATAATGCTAGAGGGTTCTTGAAAATGAAGACGATGTTAAcgaaattaacaacttttatatgtcattgaaaggccttcgacaatgagctaATCCCATATctcataatcagctataaaaggtccgaAATACAAAAGTAACgaaaatcaaacgagaaaactaaaggtcAATTGAATgttcaaaaaaattaacaaaaaaacaagtgtGTAACactaaacaaacaacaaccctTGAAATACAGGACATGCACATACAgacataatgtggcgggtttaTACATGTTCGTGGGATCCCACCTCTTCTTTTTTACCAGCTGGGAAAGTGGTGTAATGtacaacaaaaatacataacaGTCGTTGTTTTCTTTCATACCGAAAAATGTCAACCATTTGTTTTCTGTAGAAATTTCTTAtgccagacatagattacctagGCCGTATTTCGCACAACTCTATAGAATTTTGGGTCTtaaatactcttcaactttatacttgtttgtttttctaactgctttgatatgagcatcaactatttacaccactagcTATAGGTCGATTCCACTGCTGGTAGACGTTTCTTTCCCACGGGtgtattaccagcccagtagtcagcactttagtgttgacatgaatat
Encoded here:
- the LOC134690510 gene encoding heat shock 70 kDa protein 12A-like, whose translation is MGNGCCFSSTQSQTQEGNEVQLDNINRTQRHTPEDVDVIMEEKPGVDDLPLFVGTIDFGTTFSGYAYMSKDEFQGKTKHMETRAWRVDRWTRHKAPTSVLFDEWKHFHTFGYEAEEYFHEYVKSGSLDKWYFFQNFKLEISKQVVLDDTFMLYDIRRKNRMRAVDVVMEIIKYLKGDLLSSLNQRLTNFDDSLIQWVLTVPVTWSLTARNFMRKTAYLAGIPKHQLKLLPEAEAAAFYCGQKELNIQQSSDGAACLSELPSNYTFLVADLGGGTIDITVHKKGHGKIQKAMGLEWGSKKVNECFEEYCLGIFGAGFTDLRVNDPDDYLFLMENFEQEKLQFTTEKLNKVEKIMIRLPASLLYNKTEKLAIPTNVFRSFYDNSIDGLIRALNELFQYEEIKNLKTIIVVGGFAESSIIINELRSRFKGLDIIVPGNPGLAVMRGAILNGFIENPNTNVPKSQSGTFGRRSFRRSLRNLSFRRAEKYTYENDSTDKQERFLSEIFGSEIVMIMKTELEQDFIKFCFAFQKKIRKFKHGHNLPTEELLFSVPYEWRDRFSKLYKKSLEEKIRESEYKDFVSCKYDKLKIKWPFFQKYFSV